The sequence TGACGGTCTCCTTTCCACCTCGGGCTGCTCGAGGGCTGCAAAACGCACACTGTGGGAACCTGACTCCCCTTCATCAGTTGTGGTTTGCACAACAGTGATAAAGTCGTCCTCGATGGTTACTACAGACTCAATCACTCCTTTGTGCTCACCGGGACAGGTCTCCACAAACTCCTCCCTGACAGCTGGGGCACCCAGGTCAGTAATCTGAAGGGTGTCTGAGCGGAAGAGCAGCTTGTCATACTCTCCCCGGGCTTCGATCTCTTCTTCCTCGCTCTGAGCCTCTGCTGGTTCAGCTCTGGCGGCTTCAGGCAACTGCTCGGTAACATCGGAGGGCGTGATGGAAATATCCGGGGTctcttggttttcttcttttggcaGCTGAATAAATTCCATCTGGACATCAGCTCTCTCATCTGCGGCTACATCAGCCTCTGAAACCACAGGTGCACAGGGTATTTCCACAGACAATTTTATGGCAATCTCGTCTTGAATTAGAGAAGATTCTGGGGAAGTTTCCTTCTTGCCCTCATCGGCTTTCAAGGACTCCATGGTGAGGCTTTCATGCTCACCGCTGGACTCGTAGGATTCTTCTTTGTCCACAGCCTCCTGGTGCACCAAGTCAGGCTTAGCCACCTTCTCCTTGACTTCTGTTTCACTAACTTTGGTGCCTTCCTTCACGTGGCTGGACTCAACACCCATAAATGCATCTACCTCCTGAGGGGCTGTGGCTGAGGGGGCGAGGTCCTGGGTAGCCCCAAGTTTAAGCTCTGCTGCCTTGCCAGCATCGACATGTAGCCCTGAGGCCATCTGTCCAAAGTCACTGATTTTAATATCTAACTGACCTTGttcggctttcttcacagccaAATCCAGTTCTGCTTCAGCTTTTTTGGACGGTTCTACCTCAGCTCCCTCTGGCACTGAACTGAGACCTTTCTCTGCTTTCTCGGCCACGACAGGTGATGCATCTTTACAGACTGTCATTTCTCTGGCTGCAGCTTGCTCCTGGGTCACTCCTAATCCAAGAGTTTCGCCTTCatcaccagtctcttctgtttcCTTGGTGTGCTCTTTTGAATCAGCATGTTCTTCACTTTTCTCTAGGACAGTATCCAGCTTATCATTCGCCTTCTTCTCCTGATCAAACTCCCTACTCAGTCCTGCTCTGTCACCAGAGATAGGTGGGGATGTTTCCTTCTCAGCACTGACTTCATCTTTTACTCTTCCGGCAGCTGCCAGCTTGACTTCAATTAATGAAAGATCGGTGGCCAAATCTCTTCGTGCTTTATCATCAGTGCCTTCATAAAAGGAACCACTCTCCCCAGATAAATTCTCGCTGTCTTGAACAGGTGATGGGAGGGGGACTGTGTATTTATTGAACACACAGTAGCCCAGGTCTTCGAGTTGACTGTCAGTTTTCACGATGATGTGGTTTTCATCAGTGACAGGGGGCAAGCCAGGGCTACCCTCCTCCACCACAGTCTCTGATGGGACTgattttctcctggcaacctcAGTGTCTGCACTCACGGAAGCTAATCTTGACCGAGTGCCTGCCAGGTCTAGCATTTCAGGCAAGTCAGGGGCCATGACAGTACCATTTTTGTAATAATCTTTGGCTAGGAAAGGCGACTCACATGATGTCTCGACTCGGGCATTTTCCTCCCCagtatctttttcttcctttacctgttctttttcttctttgctttcggTTGGGAAGCAAGGGGCTTTGTCCACGGCAGGTGTTGTGGCTGGAAGGTAATCATCTCCTTCATCCATACTTCCActagtgttggtgagaatgtcaGAAGCCAGGGGAGAAAGATCATGCCCTCGACCGAAGTTAAACCCAAGGGCTATGGAATCCAGGCAAGACATGGGCAAATTGATGGACATGCTTCTTTGTTCTATTGCAGACCTACCACCAAGTCCTAAACTCCTGCTTAGCGTCAGATCATCCTTATTCTTACTGTGGAGATCTCTTTTCTCTCCGTACACTTTTGGATCAATAGTGAACATTCTTTCTTGAGGAGAACTGGGTTCTTCCGGTAAGTCAGACGGATGACTCTGTGCAAGAGTGCTATACCCTGCTTCTTGCGCCggagccctgggctggggttCTTCTTCTGGGAGTGCCTTGTCGCCATCTTTAGGCACGAGAGATACAGCATCGAAAGCCTCTTGGGCACTTTCTCTGGTGTCACTTAGTTCATAGTAATCACTGCCTGGCTGGATGCTTTTGGTCACTTCTTCTTTCAAGGCGGATGTTTCAAAGTACTTGGACATTCCTGACTTGTCTTCATAAAATGCCATGTCGAGCTCAGCTGATGTTACAATTCCAACTCCGTCTACCTCATGATCTTTGTCAGCAACTTTTTCCTCAAAGAGCTCCTGGGTGGAAGTCTTTTCACTTAGCGCAGTTGCTTCCGTCATGACTTTTTCCGGTGTCTGAGTGGTCACGGCTGAATCAGTAACTGCTTGCTCCAAACTTACAGGGAATGAGTCCTGTTTTACTGTATCTGTGGGAGGCTCCTggcccttctcttcttttttggagTAAGTGTGTTCTGTGGAAGGATGAATGatatttgtttcttcatctgtcagtTTTGGGGGTTCGCTCTCTTTTGGCATGGCTTCTTTGTCAGAAATGGTTGTTTTCTCTTCAAGCTTTAGGTGAGGTTCCTTTTCAGCAAGTGTAGATTCCTGTCCACTGAGGGTGGGAGTCTCTTTGATCTGCACACGTTCTTCCTTTATCATCCCTTCCTCTTCTCCTGAAACCTTCTCTGGGACACACTCTTCCACAATCGAAACGTCAGCATCTTTGGGTGCAGCAACTGCCTCTGAGGCTGGTGCTTCTGCTGTTTTGTCAGGCTGATCCTTCTGGGGCTCTTCAACTTTAGAACTATCTTTGGCAGTTGCTGGGCTACCAGTTTCTTCCAGAGATTTTTGGTCATCTGGCTGTAACAGGGCGGGAGCAAAGGGTGATGCTGTTGCAACTATTTCAGTCTTTGAGATGTCAAAAGGAAGAGTGAAGCTTCCACCCTGAAAGGGACTCGGCATGGGAGAATCAAATTGTTTCCCTTCCCATTTTGGGATATCCTCAAGTACATCTTTTTCCTTCATGGGTGTTAGGGGGCCAGGAGATACAGGAGCAACTAAACCCCACTCGTCCTTTTTGGCTTCCATTGGCATTTGGATGAACCAGTCCTTCTGCTCTTTTGCAGCTGTGGGCTCTGAAGGAAGGCCAATATCAGGTACCACTAGGCTTGGTTCTGTTTTGGGTTTTGTATCTTCTAGGCTGGCACCAAGAGTATGCCCAAACAGAGTGGGAggtgctttttcttcttctgggccTTGTACGTCCTTTTTATCAGGGGAAGTTGTAGTTGTTTCCAGCTGAGAAACTAAGGCAGCATGCTTAAGGTCTTCACCAggcttactttctgtctctggttccttttccttcttgtctAATGGCTCGGTTGGAGAGGGAGTCAATTCCTGTTGATCATGAAACTCCATCTTCGAGGCTGTAAGTAAACCTGAAGTAATTGGGttgatttttaaacatataatagGCAAGAGCTTTCAGGCAGTAAGcttaaaattatcttttgaaaTGGCAAATGAATGGTaggcttgaaagaaaaactatgaaacatGCAAGCAtgctattcatttaaaaatcaaaatgaaaatgtcagGACTGAGATATATTTGTATGATTGCTAAAATAAACTCCCACTGTGAATTAATGTGTACAGAAATTGAAATAAGAGTATATTTTGaatactctttttttcctttgtttgtttggtcTCTCTAAACAGTACATGATGTGTACTATAGTAGAAAAAAATGTCATGTACCTTCTACAGATAAAAACTAcaaatcaaagaaaatttaataagTAGTTAACAGGGCACAAGATAATCTATATAATCTATAatctaaaaatggaaaagaatcgaTTTCAGccaaactttttcttttctcattgaaAAGTGAATTGGTAGCCCATGGGCAGAAGGccaattaatttataataatatgtgTTAAATAATTTCAGCTAACTTGACCAACAAATGCCAAGACCAGTTTTGGCAGCATTGAAATGTTCCTAGAATAAATTTTTAGAAGTCATCTAAGATTAAATTTTggtaatacaaataaataattgctaCTGACTTTGTTTGATGTGACCTAAATATTAACAAGATAATTTCTACCATGTATCAAAATTCCTAAGTCCTAATCATTACTTAGTCTGTATGATAGATGTAAGAAAATCTGAATTATACTGTTAATACTGGGAAGTTACACGAGTAACAAAGTTTTAATAAGAGTCAactattaaaatgtctttttttccttggtCATGACCTCATTTCCTAGAATGTGACCAACAGGTGAAGCACTGACCAATATTGGCTTTAGAGATGCTTCACAGAGACTAAATGagtctttgtaatttttatttgttcaccAATTCAAAAGGCTTCAGAGTGTCACTTGTATTTTACAGCCAAAGTTATTTCATTGTGGTCACTAAGGCTAAATGTAATTGTCTGGAGAAGATTTggggaaaattaataaaattcagtCCTCTGTTGAAGGGCAAGTGTATGGATCATCGTTAACTTAAATACTTGTGTGTCTTGTTGTCACGATAGAAAATACATACTTTATGAATTCTCTAGTAAAGTTTAGATGAATGAAAACTCGAGAAATGATGATGATCAAAGGGGTTGGTTGCCATGGAAAGGAAATGATATGAGAAGCATCAGCAGGTGCTTTTGAGGAAACCAAACCAGTATTCACTGaagcgtaaaaaaaaaaaaaaatatagcacACTGCGGTTGCAAACAAAAACCATTCTACCATTGAAGCCTGTAATAATGTGCCAAAATCCACCTCTACGATTTGAAAGAAAGCATATGAATTGctgtcccccaaaataaaaataaaaatatacatgtattagcAATGTGACTGGCAAACATTTGAGATGAGGAGGGGCAGGGGCGGAAAAAAAGCTCACATAGCGTCATCAGCCTGGCTGCAAAGCGTATTGTATCATGGCAAAGTAAAACCAGGAGTCAGCTGCAACAGTGGAAAACCAGGCTGCCACACAGCACCGGCACAAGCCACACTCTTTGCTCTTTAAGTCTCAGACAGGGGTCTTGGTATCATGAGACGACCCAGCGATGGAATAGCATTGGAAAGGCATCAGACTGGTAAGCTGCTGGAGAGATCACTTGCAACAAAAGGCATGCAAATCCTAAGAAAGACACACCTTCCCCGGCAGAGGAAGGGGTTTTTACTGCTGGAGACACCTCCGTGACCGTGACCTCTTTTACACTTGTCTCCTGTGGGGCCCCTGCTGGGGCGTTGTCTGCAGGAACTACTTGGGCCTCCGCACTAGACTCCACTTGGCCCTCACTGAGGCCCTTGGGCTGATCTGAGACCTTGGCAGCCCCACACTCTTTCTCAGGAAGAGTGGCAGGTTTCTCTTCCTCAGCCATTGGACTCTCTAGCGTTTCTTCTTCTTAGGGATGAAAAAGATGTTGACATCATGACCATAGAAacatacatggaacaacagaaataTCACTCAAGGAACACTTTCAGCTCTATTTTGTTGACCTCACAAGAACCTCTTTTACTGTTTGGATGAACGAATTAATAtcctaactcaatggacattatgTATTGCTTGGAAAATTAGCAAATATAATCGGCTAATGATGATGCCTTTTAAAGTCTcattaaaaggctctttagtttaaAACTTGAGAGCTGAAAGGGTTTTATTGCTCTATTACCCTTAGTGGAAATGTCAGTAAGTCGCACACAATGTGGAAAGCTGGCTGGAAATAAGAGATGGCGCTGCCGGATAACAGATGGTTGTGAAAAGATAGATGCATTGACGTGCTGCAACAAACCTTTAAGTTTGTAAGTCATGTGCTGttttctccaatgcaggaagccCCTACATACGAATTCCTGattacttaatttaaaatatgccAACTTCACTGAAGGGATCTTTGGGAGTAAAAAGCCTGGTCTCAAAATATCCAATCAACCACTTTATTATCAACTTTATCATGAAATCCATCAAAACTCTTTAAGACAtgctttatttagtttttttttaaggccaaaGACTACCTAACTcaattaattttactttcattGCATTATGTGATTGGAGAATGTAAAAATTCTCCAATGTAAAAAATTGGAGAATGtaagaagtaaaatattttgaaaaacaaggTCCGGGTAAAAGTTAATTTCACTGCTATTTAGAAAAGTCTACCTCTGGGACACGGCTGTTATCATATTGTTCAAACCACTGAAATATCAGTAATATAGTTCTTGTATAGTTCTCTTTGacactaaagaaagaaaatgtacataTTATAAAGTTTCATTTCTGCaattcaaaacaaaaccaccaaggAAAGATAGCTGAGTGGCAACAAAACTGCCAAAATATCCTCCCCAAAGATGTATATCAcacagaaaaatattaacaattaaaaCGTAACAAGTTTATGAAAGGCCATGAATTATGCTGTTTATTTGTTTCTCACTTACACTTCAAATATCAGTAAAATAAATCCCATTTTATTGCTTAAGAAATTAGAGGGAAATATATAAGCTGTCTTATAGTTCTTCAAATGAATGATTCTTTTGAAATTCCTATGAACAATCATACATTGTTTAAATGGATCTGTGAGAAAAACTATAGATGGAAAGGAGAgaaattttttgagaaatattaaagcccttatggggaaaaaagaggactgctactattttttttcacatttaacgcacactttaatttttgtaatttaaCTATGTCAGTAACATTTTAATAATTCAGATTCTAACTTATTATTAAGGCAATTTTTACAATGCCACAGAATTAAAGATTTTGATTAAAGCTAACAGACTTTTAATATAGCTGCTTTACTAATATCACCTTACTGGATGAAATCAATTTAATTTACATGTTTTCTAAATCCATGTAAATTTTTAGTTTTCCAGTTTCTCATTTTGTATAAATCATGTTTATTTCCACACCTGTTCTTTATTCAAAAttcacatatttttcttaattattttaagttcACTTAATTTTACTCAATATGCATTGTATTTTTCTATCACAATGTCTGAACCATTGGTGTTCTTGCCTTGGAACTATCTGCCTTTACATTAAATATTATGCCATACAAAAATATACTCTTCACTTAAGCAAGTTTTCCCCCCCCATTTCAAAATGACATCCacctaagcaaaaaaaaaaaaaattagccctatttttttctttataatactaCCTTGTTAAAATGGGATAAATTGCAGCACACTGTCCATTTATTTTATCTTCCCCACAGCCAACTATATACAAGGTCTCCACCTTCAAAAGACTGGAATGACAAAAGCTTTGGGGCATTTCCTTCATTTTAGCCCACTTCTACTTATCTGAACCAAGATTTAGTCACCTGAGGAAGCCTCTATAATTTTTGTAGATGTTTAAGTGATTTGGAGAAATAAGTTCATTCCATAACATTTATTCTACCCTAAacaattatttctcttttaaaggGCTATCACATTAACGTGGCACTAAATAGAAACCTAGCTCTCTAAGTCTGGTCTAGTAATATGGAAAAATTATATCAAGGGTCATCTTCTTTGGTTTGGGTAAGAAGATACATTCTTTCCCTATTGGTATATTTGCAAGGGGTAGAAAGAAGTCATACTTTGTTTGAACTTTTTTTGCTTCCTTCTCAGAAGccgtgaagaaaaaaaagaagcactcaCATGTCTTAAATCAGACTTCTTCCATAGAAATTGTTGAGGCATTTGGATGGACATGAGCGATAtagggacttcactttcatatgGAAAAAACAGgctcctgcccctcccacccGCACATGGAGGCACACTCAAGGTGATGCACGTGGTCAAAGCTGCAGGCTGGGGGGGAGGAGCTAAAGGGGACCATGCTTGGTTCACCTTTCTCCTGGCCTAAGTGGGCCTCTGCACTCTGCGATGGGACACTGGGGAGCACACTAGAGGCAGTCCATTGTGAGCTGAACAAAGGATGCTCATAGTACTCCTCATCGGAATTGGAAGGGTCATCATCAGGCACAGACACCGAGATGGAGGGGGCTAGGAGTCTACGCCTCTCCCCGCTGGTGGCAGGTTCGTGGCTGGGGAACCTGTGTAGAGGACCCACTTGATCCTCAGCCCCTTCATCTACAAACAGACACACAGGAAGAAACtgcagggaaaactggacaaGACAGACACAAGATCAGACAGACAAGACAAACATTTGCACAAGGACATGGGGTCACGGAAGCAGCACAGCAGGATGTAGACGGATGAGTGAGACCAAGCTGGTGCAGGATGGGAGACAGTGAAGTTTCATGCTTCAGGAGCCACTGAATTTAAACTCTCCCTTTAGGAATCTTGTCATTGATCTAAATGAACCAAATGCTCTGACACTCCCACTGCATAATAGAAATTATCTTTACATCTCCCTCAAATGAGTTAAAATAACAACAGAAACGCTGGGATAGAAACAAATCACTACAAAACAAATGCATCTGTTAGAAGAAATTCTTTCAAGTACGTACATCTTCTCATGTTTTTATCAATACATTTATACGTTATAAAAGAGGAAAGCTGTTAGGATCTGATGCCTGCACATTTCTGAGAGAAACTGGGCCTGTGGATGTACAACCTTAATTATCTAGTATACTCGCATGGTTAGCATTTTGgttgatttaatttttagttcATGACTCCCAccagaaagtaatttttaatttcaatccTGTTAAGAAAAATCTATAATGCATTATGTTTCTTTCTTGTCTTGCTTAGGGGAACACAACTGGCATAGCTTTTTCTTTAGATGCAAACTCCTAGGCATCCTTTTGAACCCTAGTTCTCATCTGCATGGCTGTGAAAGTATTAGAAAAGTACCCAGCAACATACACTTGTTTTCTTGtgttctctgcttctctttggAAGGCTTAATAGAGATACAGTTAGCTGAGAATTTCTACTGAGGTGGCTTCTGACCCATCACAATCGTATTCTATGCAGTTTCACTTGCACtactgtttttatatttcaaagcCCTCATTGCATAGTTTTCATGGAAACGCTAAAGAAGCtgctctcatttcttttctttcccatgtcTTAGCTTAGAAATCTGTATTACTTAAGTATATTTCCTTAGAAATATGAGTGTATATCAGTCAGTTTGCTTAGCATTTCAAGGAGCCTAAAGAATGATCACAAAGAACAATATCTGGCTGAGACACTGTATGTATCTCAGGCCTACATGGCTGATTACTAAATTTGTTAAccactatttatttacttatatagagaaataattttaaaattttgtaattttcaataAGATCAAAATGCACTAgctatctgtattatttttatttctatcaaaaTTTAAGTGGACAGAATTATAGCATTAATTTGAAAATGCACTGTATTTTTAGCACAATAACTTATTTTCAGTCAACTGAGTGCTGACAACTGGAAATAAACCTGAAATCATAAGGacactaaaataatattttgaagagAGAATGCTTTTAATCTTTTGAACACATTATTTACTGATTGTTCCATGGAAGTTGTTTCTAGCTGGGTGCTCAGAACTCTCCCAGACACAATGCTTATTATATCATGGGATAGAAGAAACCTAAAATTATATTTGATATTCTTAGTTCAACTCGGCACGATTTCTCAGCTGAGCAGACGACTGGCTGAGATCTGGCCTACAACACTGGCTGAATCCTAAGTCTTGGGCTTGTCACAAGTCCCAGCCATTCATATCTCCTCTAGTGACTCCTGAGGCTGTAGACTCCTCAGGGACACAAATTCTTTCTAAAACTTCTAACACATTCAAACAGATTACATGGATAATCAATAAGTGAAAATGGCATATTTGCCTCTCTACTTTTCAACATTTTCTAGGGAGGACAGCAGACTACAATTCAAAACTAAAGAATTTAAACCTGAGAGATGATAGTTTAAAGGCAATTCTCCTTGGATAGTTTAGCCTTTTGaatattttggcttcctctttcttgttgcttgttgttgtttcttGAAAGTGCCAAAATGTGAAAACAACCCAGAGTCTTGCTTCAGATCCAGAACATTTCAAGGAAACAGTGCTTTCTATTCTGAAAACTTCGGCTAGTCAgggaacaacaaaaataacaaaaacttttaaatgtatCAGTGGAAAAGTAGCTTCTCTGTAGTATTTGTCTGGCTCTTAGCCAGGCAACTTCAAAAAGAAGGTCTGGCAAAACCCAGTCCCCTCTGGGGTACTCCAAGTCTCTGTTTAGGACCAATGAGACTGAAGTTCATCTACATTACACGTCCCAGAGATGTGCCAGTGAAGTGAACTTGGAGGACCATGTTGGCTGGCTAAGTTCAGAGAGTAAACCAGTGCATGGGCTTCCAGTGATAATGCTAGAAGACTAGAGATCCTCATTTGCTATAGGATTGTGTATGGCAAGTGATCTCAGTTCATACCCAAATGGAGGTGTGAcacataataaattatataaatgaatgaattatttaCTTGGGagtggtttgaaaaaaaaaaaaaaacaggaaatcagtccagTGTCTTGTAACCAAAACACTCTCATTAGAAGATGACTTCACTCTCATTATCCCACAGTAAGAGCCTAGCTAGATAACATAGAGCTTTAGCGATGCAGTGAGACTGTGCTTGTAGGAACTtagctttcccaggtggctcagtgagtaaagaccctgcctgcagtgcagaagacacagattcaatctctggatcaggaagattccctggaggagggcatggcaacccactccagtattcttgcctggagaatctcatggacagaggagcctggtgagctacagtccacgggattgcaaagagttagacatgaccgaagcaattGGGCATAGCAGATTTGAATGTAAATTCTGGATAAGCCACTTATTAGCTATGGTATCCTGGGCAACAGTGGAAGTGAGTATTATCTGTGTGAGTGTTCTGTGTGGGTTGCTTGGAGAATTAAATGGGAAGGTATTTGAGAAAGCACCAAGAATCATTCTTGATTCCATAGATGTTAATATCTCTATCTTTAGTACAAGTTGTCATGTACCTTTACTCTTTGCTTTGATTTGATACATCAAAGCTAGACTGAGGAGATTTATGAGAAATGAATTCATAACAGTTTCACTCTTTAAGGTCAGGATTGAATGTCTCCTTTTACTATAAGTACAATTGGTTTTGGACACTTGGTTATGTCACAGAATAGTCTGTTTCATTTAATAATGTACTGTTTTAAAGGGAAGGGTTGTCTTGTGAACCTTGGACTTTTACATAGTTCCTTTGCACAATGATAATCTTCGAAAATGAAGCTGGTTTCAGTGGAGAACCACACTGCCCCTAATTTGCTTTCatacaaaattttctttaaaagaagcaTTTGAAAATTTATATTGGGTAAAGTTTGCCACACAAAATTCAGTCTTGATCTGTCAGTCCCCCAGGGTACAATAAGTCATCATGTTTATGAGAGATTGAACAGCTTGGGGGTATTAGTGACTCTGACTTGGTGACTTTGCCTGTCCTGGCATCACAGCTTCTACCCCATGGCCTAGGGCAGCTGACTCCTCTCACATACTGCCCCGCCATCTCTAAGCCCTATTCAGTCTACAAGCTTCGGACTGAGGACTTCTCAGTTTTCCAACTGTGTCTGCTGCCCTAGAATGATGTGGAGGGAAACTGCTGGGTTAACAGTTACAGTGTGGCCACATCATTGACACAGGAAATCATCAGCCTAGGATTCTGGAGCAAACCTAAGAGGGTAGAAGGACTCCTGGTTctgtttcagatttttccattgcTCTTGCATGGGCTTCCAAATTCTAACAGTTCAGTTCAAGTGATAACTATTATGGTTAGGCCAAAAAGAAAGGGGaacttaatttgaaaatataataactAGTTCAGTTTGGTTCACTGTACCTGGGTTTCCTTTCTAAGTGtgctacttaatttttttcatcaaaatCCCTTTGTTTCCCAGAATAAGTACATAGACTTATGAATATTACACCAattataataaatgaatattcatatatGACAGTAATTAacatcttaaattatttttagtagaAGCATCCATGCTTCCCCTTTGGGAAAGAACAGCTTTTAGAATGTTTGCTAATTAATAAAAAGCCTATCCTCAAAATCAATGAAATACTCAATTTAATCTAAGAACATGCACATAAAAGGACTGAACTGTGACAGTCACTGTGCCTTTAGATTGAAGTTGCTTAAGCGTGTTTTGAGGAGGGTAAAAAATCTCCTAGATGGAAAAATTCACCTACTTTCTTTCCAGGCAGTGTGCTCATAAACTCATAAGCTATATATTAAGAAATTTTGGCTTTGTCTTTACAAACCAATTGATCTGAAAATTTGAAAAGTTGATTCTTGTCTTGTGgattttcactaatttttttctgataaaacaAATAAGTTGTTATACATACTTTAAGAgtggtttaaaataaaagagaggaaCTAGTTTGATTGCCTAGATCACATGCCTTTCATAAATTTAAGGTAAAAATATTACCTAATCTTTTAAATCAACGAagtttgaaattatatattttctacatAACTAAAAATTAtggttatctttttaaaagcaaatcatTAAGACTTTGTACAGGTTGAggctttcttttgaaaaaaattcaataaaaatacatgttcagtttgaaaatgttaaaaatatcttcaaattaCTTTCAGTAGGAAGTAAGTTGACATTTTCCCCAAATATACTGAGACACCTTGAGGAAAACAATCCCGAAATGTGAAGGAACAGTTACTTTGGAATATGACACCTAACTTACCAAGATATGAAattgattctatttttaatttatactttcATTATATCTATGGTACACCCTCCAGAAACAGACTGGATGAGTCTCAGATGGCTGGGAAGACCTTGTTACCCTTTTAACTCGAACTCACATATAATAGTAAGAAGAATGAATTACTTGACCTCTAGGTGACTTGGGAGTCAACTTCATACCCACTGGGTTAAGAGGATTCCCTGATTTGGGAAAGGCTTTAAATAGGGGTTCAGAAACATTTTCAGT is a genomic window of Muntiacus reevesi chromosome 3, mMunRee1.1, whole genome shotgun sequence containing:
- the MAP2 gene encoding microtubule-associated protein 2 isoform X1 is translated as MADDRKDEAKAPHWTSAQLTEASAQPHPPEIKDQGGAGEGLVRSTNGFPYREDEEGAFGEHGSQGTYSNTKENGINGELTSADRETAEEVSARIVQVVTAEAVAVLKGEQEKEAQPKDQPPALPLAAEETANLPPSPPPSPASEQTVPVEEEEETLESPMAEEEKPATLPEKECGAAKVSDQPKGLSEGQVESSAEAQVVPADNAPAGAPQETSVKEVTVTEVSPAVKTPSSAGEGLLTASKMEFHDQQELTPSPTEPLDKKEKEPETESKPGEDLKHAALVSQLETTTTSPDKKDVQGPEEEKAPPTLFGHTLGASLEDTKPKTEPSLVVPDIGLPSEPTAAKEQKDWFIQMPMEAKKDEWGLVAPVSPGPLTPMKEKDVLEDIPKWEGKQFDSPMPSPFQGGSFTLPFDISKTEIVATASPFAPALLQPDDQKSLEETGSPATAKDSSKVEEPQKDQPDKTAEAPASEAVAAPKDADVSIVEECVPEKVSGEEEGMIKEERVQIKETPTLSGQESTLAEKEPHLKLEEKTTISDKEAMPKESEPPKLTDEETNIIHPSTEHTYSKKEEKGQEPPTDTVKQDSFPVSLEQAVTDSAVTTQTPEKVMTEATALSEKTSTQELFEEKVADKDHEVDGVGIVTSAELDMAFYEDKSGMSKYFETSALKEEVTKSIQPGSDYYELSDTRESAQEAFDAVSLVPKDGDKALPEEEPQPRAPAQEAGYSTLAQSHPSDLPEEPSSPQERMFTIDPKVYGEKRDLHSKNKDDLTLSRSLGLGGRSAIEQRSMSINLPMSCLDSIALGFNFGRGHDLSPLASDILTNTSGSMDEGDDYLPATTPAVDKAPCFPTESKEEKEQVKEEKDTGEENARVETSCESPFLAKDYYKNGTVMAPDLPEMLDLAGTRSRLASVSADTEVARRKSVPSETVVEEGSPGLPPVTDENHIIVKTDSQLEDLGYCVFNKYTVPLPSPVQDSENLSGESGSFYEGTDDKARRDLATDLSLIEVKLAAAGRVKDEVSAEKETSPPISGDRAGLSREFDQEKKANDKLDTVLEKSEEHADSKEHTKETEETGDEGETLGLGVTQEQAAAREMTVCKDASPVVAEKAEKGLSSVPEGAEVEPSKKAEAELDLAVKKAEQGQLDIKISDFGQMASGLHVDAGKAAELKLGATQDLAPSATAPQEVDAFMGVESSHVKEGTKVSETEVKEKVAKPDLVHQEAVDKEESYESSGEHESLTMESLKADEGKKETSPESSLIQDEIAIKLSVEIPCAPVVSEADVAADERADVQMEFIQLPKEENQETPDISITPSDVTEQLPEAARAEPAEAQSEEEEIEARGEYDKLLFRSDTLQITDLGAPAVREEFVETCPGEHKGVIESVVTIEDDFITVVQTTTDEGESGSHSVRFAALEQPEVERRPSPHAGEELEPEEAAEAQAEPKDGSPEAPASPEREEVGLSEYKTETYEDYKDETTIDDSIMDADSLWVDTQDDDRSIMTEQLETIPKEEKAEKEARRSSLEKHRKEKPFKTGRGRISTPERKIAKKEPSTVSRDEVRRKKAVYKKAELAKKTEVQAHSPSRKFILKPAIKYTRPTHLSCVKRKTTAAGAESAQAPSVFKHAKDKVSDGVTKSPEKRSSLPRPSSILPPRRGVSGDRDENSFSLNSSISSSARRTTRSEPIRRAGKSGTSTPTTPGSTAITPGTPPSYSSRTPGTPGTPSYPRTPHTPGTPKSAILVPSEKKVAIIRTPPKSPATPKQLRLINQPLPDLKNVKSKIGSTDNIKYQPKGGQVRILNKKIDFSKVQSRCGSKDNIKHSAGGGNVQIVTKKIDLSHVTSKCGSLKNIRHRPGGGRVKIESVKLDFKEKAQAKVGSLDNAHHVPGGGNVKIDSQKLNFREHAKARVDHGAEIITQSPGRSSVASPRRLSNVSSSGSINLLESPQLATLAEDVTAALAKQGL